Proteins from one Microtus pennsylvanicus isolate mMicPen1 chromosome 7, mMicPen1.hap1, whole genome shotgun sequence genomic window:
- the Trpm2 gene encoding transient receptor potential cation channel subfamily M member 2 isoform X2, whose amino-acid sequence MASLYFSDFWNKLDVGAILLFIVGLTCRLIPVTLYPGRIILSLDFIMFCLRLMHIFTISKTLGPKIIIVKRMMKDVFFFLFLLAVWVVSFGVAKQAILIHNESRVDWIFRGVVYHSYLTIFGQIPTYIDGVNFSMDQCSPNGTDPYKPKCPESDWTGQTPAFPEWLTVTLLCLYLLFANILLLNLLIAMFNYTFQEVQEHTDQIWKFQRHDLIEEYHGRPPAPPPFILLSHLQLLIKRIVLKIPAKRHKQLKNKLEKNEEAALLSWELYLKENYLQNQQYQHKQRPEQKIHDISEKVDTMVGLLDMDRVKRSGSMEQRLVSLEEQVAQTARALHWIVTTLKDSGLGSEAGVLTLASQRAFDEPDAELSIRRKAEEPGDGYHVNARHLLYPNARIMRFPVPNEKVPWEAEFLIYDPPFYTAEKKDVALTDPVGDTAEPLSKISYNVVDGPMDRRSFHGAYVVQYGLPLNPMGRTGLRGRGSLSWFGPNHTLQPVVTRWKRNQGGAICRKSVRKMLEVLVMKLPHSEHWALPGGSREPGEMLPRKLKRALRQEFWVSFETLLVQGTEVYKGYVDDPRNTDNAWIETVAVSIHFQGQNDVELKRLEENLHTHDPKASSCGLQTATEWQVVDRRIPVYANHKTILQKVASLFGAHF is encoded by the exons ATGGCGTCCCTGTACTTCAGCGACTTCTGGAACAAGCTGGACGTTGGCGCCATTCTGCTCTTCATAGTAGGACTGACCTGCCG ACTCATCCCAGTGACACTGTACCCCGGGCGCATCATCCTGTCTTTGGACTTCATCATGTTCTGCCTCCGCCTCATGCACATCTTCACCATCAGCAAGACGCTGGGGCCCAAGATCATCATCGTGAAGCGCATG ATGAAGGacgtcttcttcttcctctttctcctggcGGTGTGGGTGGTGTCCTTCGGAGTGGCCAAGCAGGCCATCCTCATCCACAACGAGAGCCGGGTGGATTGGATCTTCCGTGGGGTCGTCTACCATTCTTACCTCACCATCTTTGGGCAGATCCCAACCTACATCGACG GTGTGAACTTCAGCATGGACCAGTGCAGCCCCAACGGCACAGACCCCTACAAGCCCAAGTGTCCCGAGAGTGACTGGACAGGGCAAACACCTGCTTTCCCCGAGTGGCTGACGGTCACCCTGCTCTGCCTCTATCTGCTCTTTGCCAACATCCTGCTGCTCAACCTGCTCATCGCCATGTTCAA CTACACATTCCAGGAAgtgcaggaacacacagaccaGATCTGGAAGTTCCAGCGCCATGACCTGATTGAGGAGTACCATGGCCGGCCCCCGGCCCCTCCCCCCTTCATTCTCCTCAGCCACCTGCAGCTCCTGATCAAGAGGATTGTCCTGAAGATCCCTGCcaagaggcacaagcagctca AGAACAAACTGGAGAAGAACGAGGAGGCGGCTCTCCTGTCCTGGGAGCTCTACCTGAAGGAGAACTATCTACAGAACCAGCAGTACCAGCACAAACAGCGGCCAGAACAGAAGATCCATGACATCAGTGAGAA AGTGGACACCATGGTGGGTCTGCTGGACATGGACCGTGTGAAGAGGTCAGGTTCCATGGAGCAGAGGCTGGTCTCCCTGGAGGAACAG GTAGCTCAGACGGCCAGAGCTTTGCACTGGATCGTGACAACCCTGAAGGACAGTGGCTTGGGCTCGGAGGCCGGTGTGCTGACCCTGG CATCCCAAAGGGCTTTCGATGAACCGGACGCGGAACTGAGTATcaggaggaaagcagaggagCCAGGAGATGGCTACCACGTGAACGCCCGGCACCTCCTCTACCCCAATGCCCGCATCATGCGCTTCCCTGTGCCCAACGAGAAGGTGCCCTGGGAG GCGGAGTTTCTGATCTACGACCCCCCATTTTACACAGCTGAGAAGAAGGACGTGGCCCTCACAGACCCTGTGGGAGA cACGGCAGAGCCCCTGTCTAAGATCAGCTACAACGTCGTGGATGGACCAATGGACCGTCGCAGCTTCCATGGAGCCTATGTGGTCCAGTACGGGCTGCCCTT GAACCCCATGGGCCGTACTGGGTTGCGTGGACGTGGGAGCCTTAGCTGGTTTGGACCCAACCACACCCTGCAGCCGGTGGTTACTCG GTGGAAGAGGAACCAGGGTGGAGCCATCTGCCGGAAGAGTGTCAGGAAGATGCTGGAGGTGCTGGTGATGAAGCTGCCTCACTCCGAGCACTGGGCCTTGCCTGGG GGTTCTCGGGAGCCAGGGGAGATGCTGCCACGGAAGCTGAAACGGGCCCTCCGGCAAGAGTTCTGGGTGTCCTTTGAGACCTTGCTGGTGCAAGGTACAGAG GTGTATAAAGGGTATGTGGATGACCCAAGGAACACAGACAATGCCTGGATTGAGACGGTGGCTGTCAGCATCCATTTCCAGGGTCAGAACGATGTGGAGCTGAAGAGGCTGGAAGAG AACCTGCACACCCACGATCCAAAGGCATCAAGCTGCGGCCTGCAGACAGCTACTGAATGGCAGGTGGTGGACAGGCGCATCCCCGTGTACGCAAACCACAAGACCATCCTCCAAAAGGTGGCCTCGCTGTTTGGAGCTCACTTCTGA
- the Trpm2 gene encoding transient receptor potential cation channel subfamily M member 2 isoform X3 — protein MVGLLDMDRVKRSGSMEQRLVSLEEQVAQTARALHWIVTTLKDSGLGSEAGVLTLASQRAFDEPDAELSIRRKAEEPGDGYHVNARHLLYPNARIMRFPVPNEKVPWEAEFLIYDPPFYTAEKKDVALTDPVGDTAEPLSKISYNVVDGPMDRRSFHGAYVVQYGLPLNPMGRTGLRGRGSLSWFGPNHTLQPVVTRWKRNQGGAICRKSVRKMLEVLVMKLPHSEHWALPGGSREPGEMLPRKLKRALRQEFWVSFETLLVQGTEVYKGYVDDPRNTDNAWIETVAVSIHFQGQNDVELKRLEENLHTHDPKASSCGLQTATEWQVVDRRIPVYANHKTILQKVASLFGAHF, from the exons ATGGTGGGTCTGCTGGACATGGACCGTGTGAAGAGGTCAGGTTCCATGGAGCAGAGGCTGGTCTCCCTGGAGGAACAG GTAGCTCAGACGGCCAGAGCTTTGCACTGGATCGTGACAACCCTGAAGGACAGTGGCTTGGGCTCGGAGGCCGGTGTGCTGACCCTGG CATCCCAAAGGGCTTTCGATGAACCGGACGCGGAACTGAGTATcaggaggaaagcagaggagCCAGGAGATGGCTACCACGTGAACGCCCGGCACCTCCTCTACCCCAATGCCCGCATCATGCGCTTCCCTGTGCCCAACGAGAAGGTGCCCTGGGAG GCGGAGTTTCTGATCTACGACCCCCCATTTTACACAGCTGAGAAGAAGGACGTGGCCCTCACAGACCCTGTGGGAGA cACGGCAGAGCCCCTGTCTAAGATCAGCTACAACGTCGTGGATGGACCAATGGACCGTCGCAGCTTCCATGGAGCCTATGTGGTCCAGTACGGGCTGCCCTT GAACCCCATGGGCCGTACTGGGTTGCGTGGACGTGGGAGCCTTAGCTGGTTTGGACCCAACCACACCCTGCAGCCGGTGGTTACTCG GTGGAAGAGGAACCAGGGTGGAGCCATCTGCCGGAAGAGTGTCAGGAAGATGCTGGAGGTGCTGGTGATGAAGCTGCCTCACTCCGAGCACTGGGCCTTGCCTGGG GGTTCTCGGGAGCCAGGGGAGATGCTGCCACGGAAGCTGAAACGGGCCCTCCGGCAAGAGTTCTGGGTGTCCTTTGAGACCTTGCTGGTGCAAGGTACAGAG GTGTATAAAGGGTATGTGGATGACCCAAGGAACACAGACAATGCCTGGATTGAGACGGTGGCTGTCAGCATCCATTTCCAGGGTCAGAACGATGTGGAGCTGAAGAGGCTGGAAGAG AACCTGCACACCCACGATCCAAAGGCATCAAGCTGCGGCCTGCAGACAGCTACTGAATGGCAGGTGGTGGACAGGCGCATCCCCGTGTACGCAAACCACAAGACCATCCTCCAAAAGGTGGCCTCGCTGTTTGGAGCTCACTTCTGA
- the Lrrc3 gene encoding leucine-rich repeat-containing protein 3, whose product MSPRGRQSPSQGSCFFILFCLRLGASCPQACQCPDHAGAVAVHCSSRGLQEIPRDIPADTVLLKLDANRISRVPNGAFQNLPQLRELDLSHNAIEAIGPAAFSGLAGGLRLLDLSHNRIRRIPKDALGKLSAKIRLSHNPLHCECALQEALWELKLDPDSVDEIACHTSAQEQFVGKPLIQVLDSGASFCSTHRKTTDVAMLVTMFCWFTMVIAYVVYYVRHNQEDARRHLEYLKSLPSAPVSKDPLSPVP is encoded by the coding sequence ATGAGCCCCAGGGGCAGGCAGAGCCCCTCGCAGGGGTCTTGTTTCTTCATCCTCTTCTGCTTACGCTTAGGTGCCTCCTGCCCACAGGCCTGCCAGTGCCCTGACCATGCTGGGGCTGTGGCTGTCCACTGCAGTTCAAGAGGCCTGCAGGAGATCCCTAGGGACATCCCAGCGGATACGGTGCTCCTGAAGCTAGACGCCAACAGAATCTCCCGAGTCCCCAACGGAGCCTTCCAGAACCTGCCCCAGCTGAGGGAGCTGGACCTGTCCCATAATGCCATCGAGGCCATTGGGCCTGCAGCCTTCTCAGGTCTGGCTGGAGGCCTGCGGCTTCTGGATCTATCCCACAATCGCATCCGAAGAATTCCAAAGGACGCACTGGGCAAGTTGAGTGCCAAGATCCGCCTGTCCCACAATCCACTGCACTGTGAGTGTGCCCTGCAGGAGGCCCTGTGGGAGCTGAAACTGGACCCTGACTCTGTGGATGAAATTGCCTGCCACACCTCGGCCCAGGAGCAGTTCGTGGGGAAGCCACTGATCCAGGTCTTGGACTCAGGTGCCAGCTTTTGCAGTACCCACCGGAAGACCACCGACGTGGCCATGCTGGTCACCATGTTCTGCTGGTTCACCATGGTGATCGCCTATGTGGTGTACTACGTGCGCCACAACCAGGAGGATGCCAGACGACACCTGGAGTACCTGAAGTCCCTGCCTAGTGCGCCAGTCTCTAAGGATCCTCTCAGCCCTGTGCCCTAG